The bacterium genome has a window encoding:
- the trmD gene encoding tRNA (guanosine(37)-N1)-methyltransferase TrmD, with translation MKIDILTLFPEFFDSPLKTSIIQRAQTQGLVKIDLHNPRDFVDDKHLTVDDTPYGGGPGMVIKAEPVFKTVESLAPGLVVLLTPQGKVFNQEIAKTLSAENHLIFICGHYEGVDERIVEKIVDLEISIGDYILTGGEIPCLVIIDAIIRLIPGVLGNLESLNSDSFACQLLAHPQYTRPQNFRGLKVPEVLLSGNHEKIRLWRKKQALLKTLTKRPDLLEKAILSVEDKKLLQQIQGSRG, from the coding sequence TTGAAAATTGATATTCTGACACTATTCCCGGAGTTTTTTGATAGTCCATTAAAAACAAGTATCATCCAGCGAGCACAAACTCAAGGGTTAGTAAAAATTGATTTACATAACCCGAGAGATTTTGTTGATGATAAACACCTAACTGTAGATGATACCCCTTATGGAGGCGGACCGGGAATGGTCATTAAAGCAGAACCAGTCTTTAAAACAGTTGAGTCATTAGCACCAGGGTTAGTTGTTCTTCTTACACCACAGGGGAAGGTATTTAATCAGGAAATAGCAAAAACTCTGTCTGCAGAAAACCATTTAATATTCATCTGTGGACATTATGAAGGTGTAGATGAGAGAATAGTTGAGAAGATAGTTGATTTAGAGATATCGATTGGAGATTACATTCTGACCGGGGGTGAGATACCTTGTTTGGTGATAATTGATGCTATCATCAGACTTATTCCAGGTGTTCTGGGAAATCTTGAGTCTTTAAACTCGGATTCCTTTGCTTGCCAACTTTTAGCTCACCCCCAGTACACTCGCCCACAAAACTTTAGGGGATTGAAAGTCCCTGAAGTGTTACTTTCGGGTAATCATGAAAAAATCAGGCTCTGGCGAAAAAAACAGGCTTTATTAAAAACATTAACTAAAAGACCTGACCTTTTAGAAAAAGCAATATTATCAGTAGAGGATAAAAAGTTACTACAACAGATACAAGGAAGTAGAGGGTAG